One genomic window of Nicotiana sylvestris chromosome 10, ASM39365v2, whole genome shotgun sequence includes the following:
- the LOC138879375 gene encoding uncharacterized protein, with translation MAFEKGGDEGTLRYRGKLCVPDVDGLIERIMSEAHNYRYSIHLGFPKMYHDLKEIYWWNDMKKKVADFVAKCLNCQQVKVEQQKIKCRLPISWFEVGEAELLGPDLANQSMEKVKLIQGHLKTAQSRQKSYSNMQHRDLEVQVDDWVFLNISPEKGVIRFGKKGKLNPRYNGPYRIL, from the exons ATGGCTTTTGAAAAAGGGGGAGATGAAGGTACTTTGAGATATAGAGGCAAACTATGCGTTCCAGATGTAGACGGGCTCATAGAGCGGATTATGTCAGAAGCCCACAACTACAGGTATTCTATCCACCTGGGTTtcccaaagatgtatcatgatcttaaagagatttattggtggaacgacatgaaaaaaaaagttgcagactttgtggccaagtgtctgaattgtcagcaagtgaaagtcgagcagcagAAAATCAA GTGCAGATTGCCAATTAGTTGGTTTGAAGTTGGTGAAGCAGAGTTGCTGGGACCAGATTTGGCCAATCAGTCTATGGAGAAAGTGAAGTTGATTCAAGGGCATTTGAAGAcagctcagagtcgccaaaagtcctattcaaACATGCAACATAGAGACCTAGAggttcaagttgatgattgggtatttctAAACATTTCGCCTGAGaaaggtgttataagatttgggaagaaaggaaagctcAATCCCAGATACAACGGCCCATATAGGATCCTATGA